A single genomic interval of Eleutherodactylus coqui strain aEleCoq1 chromosome 3, aEleCoq1.hap1, whole genome shotgun sequence harbors:
- the LOC136620572 gene encoding uncharacterized protein isoform X2: protein MEELMRMIKDVVASQGTSWLVKMAEDLSGTTAVEEGASTSQPVLPSSEEPRGRPTRRRNPPARLSPSPVAKRGGRNSSPRPERLGGNSAVRSQRGREEAEPAERMGVGEPEVAERTTLTRGDIRQGERSRPGNRMSACGATMSRSPRSRRVPQESGTARYAREYQQTSLPAPNVPLAMPEVNEADVTFQGAAPDGGGRGVSDWTVWVVGHSYVYWAEKRARNRPIGVNLGLNVQVRWLGIRGLQWPRLLQEVLKISSWKNDRVILVIHAGGNDLGKIKVAELIALMKADIFRFKEFFKRVIIVWSDIVARRIWREARDNEAIERVRKTVNFRISKHVRALGGIAIRHWELERRERGMMRGDGVHLSDIGLDTFLSRLQDGVESALLLACGGRSAA from the exons ATGGAGGAGCTAATGCGGATGATCAAGGACgtggtggccagccagggcacaagctggctcgtgaagatggctGAAGACCTTTCGGGGACGACAGCGGTGGAAGAAGGAGCGAGCACCAGCCAGCCGGTtttgcccagcagcgaggagccACGTGGAAGACCAACCCGGAGAAGAAACCCGCCAGCGCGACTAAGTCCCAGCCCGGTGGCGAAGAGAGGCGGACGGAACAGCAGCCCAAGACCGGAGCGACTCGGAGGGAACAGCGCCGTGCGGTCTCAGCGCGGTAGGGAGGAGGCGGAACCAGCGGAACGCATGGGAGTCGGTGAGCCAGAGGTAGCGGAGAGGACAACACTTACCCGTGGAG atatcagacaaGGAGAGCGGAGCAGACCGGGTAACAGGATGtcagcctgcggggctacaatgtCAAGGAGCCCAAGGAGCCGGCGTGTCCCCCAAGAAAGTGGCACGGCACGATACGCACGGGAGTACCAACAAACATCACTGCCCGCCCCTAACGTTCCCTTGGCTATGCCGGAGGTCAACGAGGCGG atgtcacatttcagggagctgcacccgacggcggaggtcgagggg tGTCGGATTGGACAGTATGGGTGGTGGGCCACTCCTATGTATACTGGGCGGAAAAGAGAGCCAGAAATAGGCCCATTGGAGTGAATTTAGGCCTTAATGTGCAAGTGCGTTGGCTTGGTATTAGAGGATTACAATGGCCCAGGCTGCTCCAGGAGGTTCTAAAAATCAGCAGCTGGAAGAATGACAGAGTGATATTAGTTATTCACGCTGGAGGAAATGATCTTGGGAAGATAAAGGTGGCTGAGTTGATAGCATTGATGAAAGCGGATATTTTTCGTTTCAAGGAATTTTTTAAGAGGGTCATAATCGTTTGGTCAGACATCGTGGCCAGAAGAATTTGGAGAGAGGCAAGAGATAATGAAGCCATCGAGAGAGTGAGGAAGACTGTCAATTTTAGGATATCAAAGCATGTGCGAGCTTTAGGTGGGATAGCAATACGTCATTgggagctggagagaagagagcgcGGGATGATGCGAGGTGACGGAGTGCACCTTAGCGACATAGGGCTAGATACCTTTTTATCTAGGTTGCAGGATGGGGTAGAGTCGGCTCttttgctggcatgtggggggcggagtgcagcatag
- the LOC136620572 gene encoding uncharacterized protein isoform X1: MEELMRMIKDVVASQGTSWLVKMAEDLSGTTAVEEGASTSQPVLPSSEEPRGRPTRRRNPPARLSPSPVAKRGGRNSSPRPERLGGNSAVRSQRGREEAEPAERMGVGEPEVAERTTLTRGDIRQGERSRPGNRMSACGATMSRSPRSRRVPQESGTARYAREYQQTSLPAPNVPLAMPEVNEADVTFQGAAPDGGGRGGMLPCFLVGSDRGELLALVKASVTSTTWNRYNKVWKEWLAAAGGIFPTEERARAVTLDVLSAMRKSGSSADAAKKRLSAIAFLLRLHGSRDVTKDFVFGQIIKGWKKDRVTKDGRRPITFELLNAILNVVESVCMDASEAELFRAAFSIAFFAALRIGELVSSCKSKPGGLFFSDVVIDEDCIKIGVRRSKTDIYGMGEWIRVGKLGTKWCPVLLVKEFAKRHCGTGPFLCHASGFPLTKYQFTAVMRNSIRRLGLNPSEFGSHSFRIGAATSAFACGMGIEGVKKVGRWKSDAYRSYVRPNLRVL, translated from the exons ATGGAGGAGCTAATGCGGATGATCAAGGACgtggtggccagccagggcacaagctggctcgtgaagatggctGAAGACCTTTCGGGGACGACAGCGGTGGAAGAAGGAGCGAGCACCAGCCAGCCGGTtttgcccagcagcgaggagccACGTGGAAGACCAACCCGGAGAAGAAACCCGCCAGCGCGACTAAGTCCCAGCCCGGTGGCGAAGAGAGGCGGACGGAACAGCAGCCCAAGACCGGAGCGACTCGGAGGGAACAGCGCCGTGCGGTCTCAGCGCGGTAGGGAGGAGGCGGAACCAGCGGAACGCATGGGAGTCGGTGAGCCAGAGGTAGCGGAGAGGACAACACTTACCCGTGGAG atatcagacaaGGAGAGCGGAGCAGACCGGGTAACAGGATGtcagcctgcggggctacaatgtCAAGGAGCCCAAGGAGCCGGCGTGTCCCCCAAGAAAGTGGCACGGCACGATACGCACGGGAGTACCAACAAACATCACTGCCCGCCCCTAACGTTCCCTTGGCTATGCCGGAGGTCAACGAGGCGG atgtcacatttcagggagctgcacccgacggcggaggtcgagggggtatgttgccctgctttcttgtgggaagTGATAGAGGAGAGCTGTTAGCTCTCGTTAAAGCGTCAGTAACAAGTACCACATGGAACCGATATAACAAAGTATGGAAAGAATGGTTAGCAGCGGCGGGTGGAATTTTTCCAACAGAAGAAAGAGCAAGGGCGGTAACATTAGATGTCCTGTCCGCGATGCGTAAAAGCGGGTCATCAGCGGATGCGGCGAAAAAACGACTATCGGCTATAGCATTTTTGTTGCGCTTACACGGGTCAAGAGACGTGACGAAGGACTTCGTTTTTGGGCAAATAATAAAAGGGTGGAAGAAGGACAGGGTGACCAAGGACGGCAGGCGCCCTATCACGTTCGAGTTATTAAACGCTATCCTCAACGTGGTGGAGTCGGTCTGCATGGATGCTTCCGAAGCAGAGCTTTTTCGCGCGGCTTTTTCCATCGCCTTTTTTGCCGCGTTACGCATCGGGGAGTTAGTATCGTCGTGCAAATCAAAGCCCGGGGGGCTGTTTTTCTCAGACGTGGTAATTGACGAAGACTGTATTAAGATAGGTGTCAGAAGATCGAAGACAGACATATACGGGATGGGAGAATGGATTAGAGTGGGAAAATTGGGGACAAAGTGGTGCCCGGTGTTACTGGTAAAGGAGTTCGCCAAGAGACACTGTGGGACTGGTCCGTTTTTGTGCCATGCGTCGGGTTTTCCCCTAACTAAATACCAATTCACGGCGGTCATGCGGAATAGCATTAGAAGGCTAGGCCTTAACCCCTCGGAATTCGGATCACATTCGTTTAGGATCGGAGCGGCAACGTCCGCTTTTGCGTGTGGCATGGGTATCGAGGGGGTTAAGAAGGTGGGTCGTTGGAAATCAGATGCATATCGGTCATATGTTCGGCCAAATCTGAGAGTTCTATAA